GGAAATATTTCTCGACTTCCCACGTCGAATACCTTCAATACGACCTGACCTGGAGCACCCAGACACAGCAGACGCTCCAGCAGATCTTTCCGCACTGGGCCCATACTTTTTCGGCGGACTTTCAGCGGTCTACCTTAGGCGATCCCCTGGCTTGGCAGGTGCTGCTTCAAGGGTCGGTGTATCTGCCGGGGCTTTGGAAGAGCCACAGCCTGGTGCTGAACGGGGCGTACCAGCGGCGGGACACGCTGGGGCATTATACGTTTACCAATGATTTTCCGATCTCCCGCGGGTATCCGGGGATCAATTTCCCGGAGATGTATAAGTGGGGTGTGAACTACCATTTTCCGCTGGCCTACCCGGACGCGGGCGTCGGAGGGATCGTCTACCTGCTCCGGCTAAGGGCGAACGTGCTGTACGACCAGACGTACCTGAACGGGCTGGTGCCCAATTCCCAATACCACCTGCGTACGGCGGGGTTGGAGTTGTACTTCGATACGCAGTGGTGGAACCAGTTGCCGGTGAGTTTTGGGATCGGGTATTACCGGTTGCTTGACAACAACCTTTTGGGGATCGGGCCGAACCAGTTCCAGATCCTGCTGCCGATCCTGTTCTAGCGTATATCGAGCTCCAGGTCAGGCGCGAGCGCTTTTGCGCCCTTCGCATCTTTGACGATGACATTGTCTATAAAAAAAGCATCGCCGGGTTGTACCTGTTCCGCGATGTTGGCGCTCCACGCGGTGTCGATGGTGGAGGCGTAGAAAATGCGGGAGAAGAGGCGGAAGGTGGTGTCTATCTTGCCGGTGGAGTCCTGGTAAAAGGACTGCTGGCGGAAGCTGAAACGGAAACGGGTGACGGTGTAGGTGCCGCCCTTGTCGTCGGTGACGGTGACCGGAACGGACAGTACGGTACGGGCGACGTTGGTGTCGATGATACCGCCGGCCTGGCTGCCCCAGGTAGTTTTGAGGCGGACCGGGGCCGCAGCACACAAGAACAGGAAGGGTACGATATACAATAATCGGGTCATAACAGGCGCAGCCCTTTTACCCCAGGGCCAGGAGGTTTTCTTCCAGCGTTTTGATCTTTGCCAGGGCGTCTGCCTTTTTCTTGCGTTCGAGCTCGATGACTTCGGGGCGGGCGCCGGCAACGAAGCGTTCGTTGCCCAGCTTCTTTTCCACCGAATCCAGGAACCGGCGCTGGTAGTCCAGGTCTTTTTGGAGCTGGGCTTTTTGCAGACCGGTGTCGAGGGTGTGCGGGGCTTTCAGGGCAAAGCCCGTGGTTCCGACGACAACGGATACCGCCCCGGCTTCGGGTTCGGTATTGATATAAACGTTTTCGGCGCCGGTTTGTTTTTGCAGGAGGGAAATCATCCGGTCTACGGGTTCCTTTGTCTGGATCCAGAGCTGGATGAGGTCCTTGGGTTTTATCTGTTGTTTGTTGCGGGCGTCACGGATGGAAGTGATGGCGTTTTTGAGAAAGAGCCCTTGTTCCAGGATCGCTTTATCGGGCGGGGCGCTTGCGACCCACTGGGCAATGCAGAGGTCGTCACCTTCGGCCCTTTCCTTTAGCAGGTGGTAGATCTCTTCCGTGATAAAGGGCATATAAGGATGAAGGAGCTCCATGAGCCGGTCGAAGAAACGGACGGTATGGGCGTAGACGGCCGCGGAGATGGGTTGTTCAAAACCGGGTTTGACCCATTCGAGGTACCAGCTGCAGAAGTCGTCCCAGATCAGGGAGTAGATCGTCTTGAGGGCTTCACTGAGGCGGAAGTCGGCAAAAAGGGCGTCGACCTCGGCGCGGACTTCGCGGAGGCGGTGGTCGAACCATTCGACGGCGAAGGGGAGGGCGTCGCCGGCAAGGGGCGCCGCGCCGGGCCCACCGGCCGCGTTGGGCGCCTGCCGCGCCTCCCACATCTTGACGAGCTTTAGCGCGTTCCACAGCTTGTTGTTGAAGTTGCGCCCCTGCTCCAGGGAAGCCTCGTCAAACAGGAGGTCATTCCCCGCAGGCGCAGCGATCATGATCCCGAAACGGGTGGAGTCGGCGCCATAGCGGTCGATGAGGTCAAGCAGGTCGGGCGAGTTGCCGAGGCTCTTGCTCATCTTGCGGCCCTGTTTGTCGCGGACCATCCCGGTGAAATAGACGTCGTCGAAGGGGCGGAGGTGTTCGAATTCCATACCGGCCATGATCATGCGCGCGACCCAGAAGAAAATGATGTCCTGGCCGGTCACGAGGACGGTGGTGGGGTAATAATATTTCAGCTCGGCGTTGCCGGGTTGGGTGATGCCGTGGAAAACTTCGATGGGCCAGATCCAACTGGAGAACCAGGTGTCGAGGACGTCGGGGTCCTGGCGGAGGTCCTCCGCGCGGAGGGCGCTGTAGGCAGCGGCGGTCGCCGATGGCGCGGCGGCGCCGCCGCCCGCACCAGCAGGCTGCGCCTCGCGCGCTTGAAACTGTGCGAGCGCTTCTTCCACGGTCGCGGCGACCTCAAAGGTCCCGTCGGGCGCGAAGAACGCCGGGATTTGCTGCCCCCACCACAATTGCCGGCTGATACACCAGTCCTTGACGTTCTCCAGCCAATACCGGTAGGTCGCGAGGAACTTGTCGCCGGGGTGGATGCGGACGTCGCCGTCGTTGACGGCGGCCAGCGCGGGGCCGGCGAGGTCTTGCATCTTTAGGAACCATTGGGTGGAGATGCGGGGCTCAACGACGGTGTCGGGGTTACGCTGGCTATAGCCGAGGCGGGTGGCGTACGATTCGGTACCGACGAGGAGTCCGGCTTCGTTCAGCGCAGCGACGACTTTTTTGCGTGCGACAAAGCGGTCTTCGCCGACGAAGACTTCGGCGGCGGCGCTGAGGGTGCCGTCGTCATTGAGCGTGTCGATGATGGGCAGATGATGCTTCAGCCCCAGGTTATAGTCATTGATGTCGTGGGCGGGGGTCACCTTGAGTGCACCGGTACCAAAGGTGGGGTCGACATAGTCGTCGAAGATGATGGGCACGGGGCGGTTGACCAGCGGGACAACGGCCTTCCATCCCCGCAGGTGCCGGTAGCGCTCGTCGCCGGGGTTGACACAGATGGCGGTGTCGCCCATGATCGTTTCGGGGCGCTGGGTGGCGATGGTAATGAACTCGCCGGACGGCGCCCCGGAGGCATCGAGCAACGGGTACCGGACGTGGTACAACTGTCCCTGGAGCTCCTTGTATTCTACTTCCTCATCGCTGAGGGCGGTTTTGGCTTTCGGGTCCCAGTTGATCATGCGGGCGCCGCGGTAGATGAGGCCCTTGCCATAGAGGTCGATAAAGATCCGGATGACGGCCTTGTAATAGTGATCGTCCATGGTGAAGCTGACGCGGTCCCAGTCGACCGAGCAACCCAGCTTGCGGATCTGGCTATAGATGATGCCCCCGTACTTGTCCTTCCATTCAAAGGCATGCCGGAGGAAGGCTTCGCGTGTGAGCGATGATTTTTCGATACCCTTTTCCTTGAGCATATTGACGACTCGCGCCTCGGTGGCGATGGAGGCATGGTCGCTTCCGGGAACCCAGCAGGCATTATACCCGTTCATACGGGCTTTCCGGACAAGCGTGTCCTGTACGGTCTCGTTCAGGGTATGACCCATGTGGAGCACGCCGGTGACATTGGGCGGGGGGATGACGACGGTGAACGCTTTCCTGTTGTCCGGTTTGCTGTTGAAATAACGCTTGTCCAGCCAATGTTGGTACCAGTTGTCCTCTACCTGGGAGGGGATATAATTCTTGCTTAATTCCATGGGAGGGCAAAAATACTGTATTTTTCCCCTCAAATCTCCCTGAAATGCACCCTATAAGGCTTTTGAGAACACCGGTGTTGATGTCGTTAGCGCTTTTTTGGACGGTGACCCTCCACGCCCAGCACCACCACAAGGCGGTCGTCCCGATACAGCAGCGCATCCTCCAGCAGGTGGACCAGAATGATTCGGTGATTAAGGTGACGGGGGCTTCGGATACGGTGGTGCCCTATTTGTTGGGCAAACAGGAAAGACTTTCGCTGGCGATCAACCAGATCGGGACGTTTTACCAACACGGATTCGATACCATTGCCATCTCGATAGAACTGCCCACGGTGGAGGCCGGGTTAGCCCGGTTCAAGGACTTCCTGGCCACCCGTGGACAGCAAATGAATTTGCGAAGCCTGAACAGTTTCCTGGTCCTCATGTCGGAATCCACGGAAAAATTGAAAGGCTGGCAGAATACGCTCAATGGCTATTCCCAGGAGATGAACGCCATATCGGGCGAGGTGGAGAATATCGTGGACGACTCCACGATCAAAACCCTTCCCGCCGACTCGGCCTTGTACCAGGTGGCGGTACAGGAGCTCCGGATCATCGATTCCCAATACAAACAGGTGGATTCCCTGCAGCGGACGGGTTTTACACGGATCGGGTTGTTGCAGAAACGCGTGGAAATGGCTTACCTGGCGGCCAACGACATCAGCGATGAAGTGAATTACCGCATCAAGCATGTCAAGGAAGAGATCTGGAACAGGGAAGAAAATGAGCTCTGGGGCATCCGGCCGGCGGAGTATAAAACCAACCTGTTTACCATCATCGGCGAGGGTTTCTCCCGCGCTTACCGGGTCATCGGGTTTTATATGACGAGCACCTGGGATACGCGCAGCATCAACCTGGTCGTGTTGGTCGTGCTGGTGCTGTGGACTTGGGCTAACCTTTTCAGAATCAAACGCAAAGGGGATAAGGTCGCTTCCCTGGCGCCGGTCCATTTCCTGCGCCGGAGCATCCTGGTCGGGTGTATCGTGCTGGTGATGACTTTCGGTGCCTTCCTGGAAACCAATATACCCATGTCTTACCTGCACTTCACGGGGATCCTGGAGTTGATCGGTCTCGGCTACCTGTTGTATCCCTACCTGACCAGGGAGGGACGGCGGCTGGGTCTTTGGCTGGCCATCCTTTGGGTGGGCTATGCCATAGACGACCTGCTGGGTGAAACGGCTTACCTGGAACGCTGGTTGCTGGTGGCCGGAGCGATTGCAAGCCTGCTTCTTTGTTACCGGTTGTTGCGGTCCCCGGGGAAGCTGCTCGCCGGGATCACCTATCCGTCTATTTTCCGGAGCCTGGTGGTGGTTACGACGATCTTTTCCACCCTGTCATTGGGTTTTAACGTGGCCGGCAGGACCACGCTGTCGAAACTGTTTGGCCTCACCGGGATCCACAGCCTGATGTACGCCGCGTTGCTTTGGGTATCGTCGACGATCGTCCTGGAGATCATCTATATGCAGTCGGAGGCCTACAAGGAAAGCCGGTTCTCGGCCTTTTTGAATTTCACCGAGCTGAGAAAACGCTTTCAGTTTTTCCTGCGTCTTTTCTCCGGTCTTTTCTGGTTGATCATGTTCACCCGGAACATGAGCATTTTCGAGCCCTTGTACGAGCTGACGGCGGACTTCATCGCCAAACAAAGGACCCTGGGTAGCATTACCTTCAGCTTTGGCAGCGTGTTTGTCTTCCTGCTGATCATTTGGATCGCCTCCTTTCTTTCCCAATTCATCAATTTCCTTTTTGGATCGGGTCAGGAGGGCCGTAAAGGCAAGATGGGCACCATGGCCCTGATCGTCC
This sequence is a window from Dinghuibacter silviterrae. Protein-coding genes within it:
- a CDS encoding valine--tRNA ligase, with the protein product MELSKNYIPSQVEDNWYQHWLDKRYFNSKPDNRKAFTVVIPPPNVTGVLHMGHTLNETVQDTLVRKARMNGYNACWVPGSDHASIATEARVVNMLKEKGIEKSSLTREAFLRHAFEWKDKYGGIIYSQIRKLGCSVDWDRVSFTMDDHYYKAVIRIFIDLYGKGLIYRGARMINWDPKAKTALSDEEVEYKELQGQLYHVRYPLLDASGAPSGEFITIATQRPETIMGDTAICVNPGDERYRHLRGWKAVVPLVNRPVPIIFDDYVDPTFGTGALKVTPAHDINDYNLGLKHHLPIIDTLNDDGTLSAAAEVFVGEDRFVARKKVVAALNEAGLLVGTESYATRLGYSQRNPDTVVEPRISTQWFLKMQDLAGPALAAVNDGDVRIHPGDKFLATYRYWLENVKDWCISRQLWWGQQIPAFFAPDGTFEVAATVEEALAQFQAREAQPAGAGGGAAAPSATAAAYSALRAEDLRQDPDVLDTWFSSWIWPIEVFHGITQPGNAELKYYYPTTVLVTGQDIIFFWVARMIMAGMEFEHLRPFDDVYFTGMVRDKQGRKMSKSLGNSPDLLDLIDRYGADSTRFGIMIAAPAGNDLLFDEASLEQGRNFNNKLWNALKLVKMWEARQAPNAAGGPGAAPLAGDALPFAVEWFDHRLREVRAEVDALFADFRLSEALKTIYSLIWDDFCSWYLEWVKPGFEQPISAAVYAHTVRFFDRLMELLHPYMPFITEEIYHLLKERAEGDDLCIAQWVASAPPDKAILEQGLFLKNAITSIRDARNKQQIKPKDLIQLWIQTKEPVDRMISLLQKQTGAENVYINTEPEAGAVSVVVGTTGFALKAPHTLDTGLQKAQLQKDLDYQRRFLDSVEKKLGNERFVAGARPEVIELERKKKADALAKIKTLEENLLALG
- a CDS encoding mechanosensitive ion channel family protein translates to MSLALFWTVTLHAQHHHKAVVPIQQRILQQVDQNDSVIKVTGASDTVVPYLLGKQERLSLAINQIGTFYQHGFDTIAISIELPTVEAGLARFKDFLATRGQQMNLRSLNSFLVLMSESTEKLKGWQNTLNGYSQEMNAISGEVENIVDDSTIKTLPADSALYQVAVQELRIIDSQYKQVDSLQRTGFTRIGLLQKRVEMAYLAANDISDEVNYRIKHVKEEIWNREENELWGIRPAEYKTNLFTIIGEGFSRAYRVIGFYMTSTWDTRSINLVVLVVLVLWTWANLFRIKRKGDKVASLAPVHFLRRSILVGCIVLVMTFGAFLETNIPMSYLHFTGILELIGLGYLLYPYLTREGRRLGLWLAILWVGYAIDDLLGETAYLERWLLVAGAIASLLLCYRLLRSPGKLLAGITYPSIFRSLVVVTTIFSTLSLGFNVAGRTTLSKLFGLTGIHSLMYAALLWVSSTIVLEIIYMQSEAYKESRFSAFLNFTELRKRFQFFLRLFSGLFWLIMFTRNMSIFEPLYELTADFIAKQRTLGSITFSFGSVFVFLLIIWIASFLSQFINFLFGSGQEGRKGKMGTMALIVRLGVLTIGFLIAVGAAGIPLEKISFIIGALGVGIGFGLQTIVNNLVSGIILAFERPIQVGDQIEVAGRSGIVKEIGIRASKISNFEGADIIIPNGDLLSQHLVNWTLSNRNRRVEVRVRVDQASDVAQVTDVLKGVLSAHKDIMSSPGPSVLISGFAGNWVEFQLLFWAEDLGNTGSLTHAVISELKDAFTREKIRLVNPAQDIYVRETGEKEM